The following coding sequences are from one Cytobacillus sp. IB215665 window:
- a CDS encoding energy-coupling factor transporter transmembrane component T, translated as MQFDFTYKETWLHKINPSLKLITMMILFLSVLLIHNINFMINYTIITLILFILFSGHPLKRVLLIFIPFIFIFVTTATSMIFFGKGDTTWFKWGLVHITEESFFRGLHIGFRALTFACLGITFALTTRPVFLFYSLMQQLKLSPKYAYSFMAGLRLIPIMIDEFQTIRYAMKVRGVESKRGMKGFYEKLRSYAIPMLSQSIRRAHRIAVAMEAKRFSQVKNRTYYYHISFSKFDISFVIYFVTMISVAYIISNQYPYFPITDVRYN; from the coding sequence ATGCAATTTGATTTTACCTATAAAGAAACTTGGCTCCATAAAATTAATCCTAGTTTAAAATTGATCACCATGATGATATTATTTTTGTCAGTTTTATTAATCCATAACATTAACTTTATGATCAATTATACGATTATTACACTAATATTGTTTATACTATTTTCTGGCCATCCATTGAAAAGGGTATTGCTTATTTTCATCCCTTTTATATTTATTTTTGTTACAACAGCAACGTCAATGATTTTCTTCGGTAAAGGGGATACGACGTGGTTTAAATGGGGACTTGTTCATATTACAGAAGAGAGCTTCTTTCGTGGGCTTCATATAGGATTTCGAGCATTAACCTTTGCTTGCCTTGGCATCACTTTTGCTTTGACGACTCGACCGGTTTTCCTTTTTTATTCGTTGATGCAGCAATTGAAGCTCTCACCAAAATACGCTTATAGTTTTATGGCTGGCCTGCGCCTTATCCCAATTATGATCGATGAGTTTCAAACAATACGTTATGCAATGAAAGTTAGGGGAGTGGAATCAAAGCGTGGGATGAAAGGTTTTTATGAAAAACTTCGTTCTTATGCTATTCCGATGTTGTCACAAAGTATTCGTCGTGCACACCGCATTGCAGTAGCAATGGAAGCAAAGAGATTTTCACAAGTGAAAAATAGAACATATTACTATCACATATCATTTTCCAAATTTGATATATCATTTGTCATTTACTTTGTTACGATGATTTCTGTTGCTTATATCATAAGTAACCAGTATCCATATTTTCCAATTACAGATGTGAGGTACAATTAA
- the thiM gene encoding hydroxyethylthiazole kinase: protein MDIASIVSALNKVRERQPLVHNITNVVVTNFTANGLLAVGASPVMAYAKQEVADMAKIAGALVLNIGTLNETEIEAMIIAGKSANEHGVPVVFDPVGAGATAYRTETAKRIINEVQVAIVRGNAAEVANVIDEKWNIKGVDAGEGAGDVVDLAKKAALKLNTTVVITGQSDIITNGKTTYIVNNGHQLLTKVTGTGCLLTSVIGAFAAVEQDIVKAAVSAVAYYGVAAEVAYEKQGMNGVGSFQIELLNQLYKVNKEELANKVVCHKEQ, encoded by the coding sequence ATGGATATTGCAAGTATTGTTTCAGCCTTAAATAAAGTAAGAGAACGACAGCCACTTGTGCATAATATTACTAATGTTGTCGTTACTAATTTTACGGCTAATGGGTTGTTAGCAGTTGGAGCATCGCCAGTGATGGCATATGCAAAGCAGGAAGTTGCGGATATGGCAAAAATAGCTGGTGCACTCGTCTTAAACATTGGTACCTTAAACGAAACTGAGATTGAAGCAATGATTATAGCAGGAAAATCAGCAAATGAACATGGTGTGCCAGTCGTGTTTGACCCAGTTGGTGCTGGTGCAACAGCGTATCGAACAGAAACAGCTAAGCGTATTATAAACGAAGTACAGGTAGCAATCGTACGTGGAAATGCTGCAGAGGTTGCAAACGTCATTGATGAAAAATGGAATATAAAAGGCGTAGATGCTGGAGAAGGTGCTGGTGATGTAGTAGATTTAGCAAAAAAAGCAGCACTAAAATTGAATACAACAGTTGTCATTACAGGACAAAGTGACATCATTACTAACGGAAAGACGACTTATATTGTGAACAACGGTCATCAATTGTTAACAAAAGTTACTGGAACAGGCTGTTTACTCACTTCAGTGATTGGTGCTTTTGCAGCAGTAGAACAGGATATTGTTAAAGCAGCGGTATCGGCAGTGGCCTATTACGGTGTTGCTGCAGAAGTAGCTTATGAGAAACAAGGCATGAATGGTGTTGGCAGCTTCCAAATTGAATTGCTGAATCAATTATATAAAGTCAATAAAGAAGAATTAGCAAATAAGGTTGTCTGTCATAAAGAACAATAA